Proteins from a genomic interval of Amphiura filiformis chromosome 9, Afil_fr2py, whole genome shotgun sequence:
- the LOC140160422 gene encoding neurotrypsin-like: MSASAYKEVRLSGGTSPFEGRVEILHNGEWGTVCDTKWGMNDAKVVCSQLGYQLHTLADTSLEFGPGNYSSQIWMDRVECNGNEYSLDECDAKWSDTEPIECIDHYNDAGVICSPFEEGAIRLFGGDSRFEGGVEMYYRGKWGTVCDHGWSGNDAKVACRQLGYPKARYAVLNARQYYGSIRYDYIVEDLGCDGYESKLIDCWPIDFTPGYCDSYDLAGLVCYETVPVDEEGLSPEAIAGIVVASIFASLFMLCCCAAVCSSNNRKRSTRTPSQ; encoded by the exons ATGTCTG CTTCTGCCTACAAAGAAGTGAGATTATCAGGAGGAACATCACCCTTTGAAGGCCGTGTAGAAATCTTACATAATGGAGAATGGGGAACAGTCTGCGATACAAAATGGGGCATGAATGACGCCAAAGTAGTATGCTCACAACTTGGGTATCAACTACATACTCTCGCGGACAC CTCTCTTGAATTTGGTCCTGGCAATTATTCGAGTCAGATCTGGATGGACAGGGTGGAATGTAATGGCAATGAATACAGTTTGGATGAATGTGATGCTAAATGGTCGGATACGGAGCCTATTGAATGCATAGATCATTATAACGATGCAGGAGTCATCTGTAGTCCGTTTGAAG AGGGAGCCATACGTTTGTTTGGTGGTGACAGTCGTTTTGAAGGCGGAGTAGAAATGTACTATCGTGGTAAATGGGGAACTGTATGTGATCATGGCTGGTCAGGAAATGATGCTAAAGTTGCTTGCCGACAATTAGGGTATCCAAAAGCAAGATATGCAGTAT TGAATGCAAGGCAGTACTACGGTAGTATAAGGTATGACTACATCGTTGAAGATCTTGGATGTGATGGTTACGAATCTAAACTAATTGACTGCTGGCCAATAGATTTCACTCCTGGCTACTGTGATTCGTATGACTTAGCAGGTCTTGTTTGTTATGAAA CTGTTCCGGTTGATGAAGAGGGCCTATCTCCAGAAGCTATTGCTGGAATTGTTGTTGCCTCAATATTCGCTTCATTATTCATGCTATGTTGTTGTGCCGCTGTGTGTTCCTCAAACAACAGAAAGCGTAGCACACGTACTCCATCGCAGTAA